From Bacillota bacterium, one genomic window encodes:
- a CDS encoding ABC transporter permease, with protein MRAIFKRELKSYFTSPIGYILLSIFCILTALTFCTSNLKYSYTSMTDLFQFIMAWVLMIMAPILTMKLMSEEKKLKTDQLLLTSPVSIPGIVIGKFLSALVFFLIALSSTLLYVLVTFIYGKPDVGLLIGNYLAIIFLASSFLAIGIFISSLTENQL; from the coding sequence ATGAGAGCGATTTTTAAAAGGGAATTAAAAAGCTATTTCACATCCCCGATAGGTTATATTTTATTGTCCATATTTTGCATTTTAACTGCCCTTACATTTTGCACTTCAAATTTGAAATATTCCTATACCAGTATGACTGATTTATTTCAATTTATAATGGCATGGGTGCTTATGATAATGGCTCCTATTTTAACAATGAAGCTGATGAGCGAAGAAAAAAAGCTTAAAACTGATCAACTGTTGCTTACTTCCCCAGTAAGCATTCCAGGGATAGTAATCGGAAAATTTTTATCAGCGCTCGTGTTTTTCCTCATTGCGTTATCTTCTACGTTGCTTTACGTATTAGTAACATTTATATACGGCAAGCCAGATGTTGGTCTTCTTATAGGAAACTATCTCGCTATAATTTTCCTTGCCAGCTCATTCCTGGCTATTGGGATTTTTATTTCTTCATTAACAGAAAACCAGCTT